The nucleotide window AAGCTAGCTTGACAGCGGAAGACCACCGTGAACGGTTTCGATACGATCCCGTTCGAGCAGAGGCAGTCACCCGAATCGTCAAGGATATGGATCCAAGAGGCGACGAGAGTTTCGATCGCCTGACAGTCAATGGTGTTGAGACACCATATCCGGACCTCGTTCCTCATACGAACGACGTCGTCGATACAGACGTACTCCAGCGACGAGGGACAGGCCAACTTTCCGTTGGGCTTCAGGGCAAGTTCGATCCGTTCTATGCCGGGGCGTTCATGGAGGACGGTTTGCCGTTCGACTTCCATCACGCGGACCATCACGTATTCGACCAAGAGACGCTTTTCCAGACAGCGGCCTCTCGAGGTATCTGTCCACACGAGGCGATGGCGATGCTGGCAGGTCGGGCGGAGGTCGTTCTCGGGAACTACTACCACCTCTTCGACCCCCAGACCCGGCTACTGACCGACGATAAAATTGGTCTACTGGACTCGGAAACCATCGTTGCCGTCGACGAGGGGCACCAGATTGAGGAGCGGGTCCGCGATATGCTCTCGATGTCGCTGGATATCTATACACTTGACCGGGCAATTAACGACATCGAGATCACACGAAATTACGCGGTGGGTGACCTCGCCAAGACGCCTACGCCGAACCTCAATACCAGCGACGCAAGATTGGCCGAATCGCTGGCTGACAGCGCACTCGATACGGTCGGAAACTACTCTGTGACTCCTGAAGATCTCGCTGAGGTCGAACAGCTACTTCGATTCGCCAAGCAAAAGCTGACTGTCTACGGTTCGGACGCCGTGAGCGAGCGCTACCAGGACATCTCGTGGCAGGATGCCGTCGAACGCTGGGGTGCAGACCCTATCGAGAACGCGCTTTCTGACCCAGAGTGTCCCGACGAGTCCGACGAGTTCCTTACGGACGCGATTGCTGAGGACGACTTTGACACTCGCTCGTTCTTCAAGGTCTATCCGGCGATGTTAGGGACGAAGTTCGTGTTCGAGGCACTCGAAGAGGCGGGGATCCACGACCGAACCCCACAGGGCGTAGAGGTTGGGAAGTTCTTCAAACGCTGGGCAGCCGAGGGTACCGTTGAGTACCACCGTGAGGTCGTCCTCGACGACCGGCGAAAGGAGACCATACCGACGGAGTTCCCCGACTGGGTGAAGGCGTGGACACCGAAATTCCAGCTATTCAACTGCATCCCTCGGGACGAACTCCAAGCGGTGTTCGGAGAACTGGGCGGGGGCGTCCTCATGAGTGCGACCCTCCAGCCTGAGGAGGTTTATACTGAGGCGGTCGGCATCAACGATATCCCGTTCCCCACGGAAGACGAAGAGGACGACGATGCCGAGGAGACGGACGTGGTGACGAAGCCCTCTGCGGGAACGAGCCACGATAACTCCGACATCCGTCCAACCGCGTTTGAGCAGTACCCATTGCGATTCCCTCAGGAGAACCGGGTGTCGCTTATCGCCGACCTCCCGAAGTTCACGAACCGGAATCGAGGGAAACGAACGACTGACCCGCGCCAGATGAAGCCGGTCCGTAAGCAGTATGCAGATCTTATTGAACAAGCGATTGCCGGCCGTGGGAATATCCTCGTGGCGATGCCGAACTACCGGGAAGCGGAGTGGGCATATAACTATCTCAAGAAGCAAGGGTCGTCCAAACGGTTTCACCTCGACCAGTCGAGTTCGGCGCTCGAAACCGACGAGACGCTGGAGTCGTTCTTTGCCGACGGTGACGCGGTCATCTTCACCAGTTCGCGCGGCACGATCACTGAAGGCGTTGACTATGACGGCGAGAAGTTGCACGGATGCGTGGCCGTGGGGATTCCGCTTCTTCCAACAAACTCGAAGCGTATTGATGCTGTGATAGAGGCCTATGACGAGCGTATTGGTGTCAAATCGGGATTCGAGACGGCGCTTATGATCCCAGCTGTTCGGAAAGTTCGCCAGGCGTTCGGCCGGGTGATTCGTGGGTCGGACGAAGCTGGCTTCCGTCTCCTCGTCGATGAGCGCTACGGATCGACAGGTTGGGACGGTGTGAACGAGTACCTCTCCGAACAAGAAAGAGAAGAGTTCCAGACTGCAGACCCAGAATTCATCAGCCAGATGATCTCGACGTTTTGGGACGACGTGGACGAACGGGAACGGGAGCGAGAGGCGGAGGACGACCCGAAGAAGAGTGATATAGAAACGACGAGAACCACGGCGCCGACCGACGATATAGTCCAGAAGTCGGCTGTCGGGACGGAAGCAGGCGGTACCAATCAAAAATCCACGACCGAAGTGACGGCAACGAGTGATCCCTCGGCAACGTACTCGAAAATCTACTTTGGAGATGGTTCAAACCTCTCCAACTGGACTCCCATTAGGACCGATATCGCCGAGAACGAAATCATCCCTATCGTGCGTGAACACACAGTAGATGAAGAGAGCGGTACGGAGTACATCCAACTCAACTTCGCCAAGGAACTCTCAGTCAGTGGTTGGACAAAAGTCGATGCAGAGATTGTCCATACGCAAATCGAGCCGATAGCAAAACGGGCGAGGAAGTAGCAGATCAGGGTTCACCCATAGAAAAATCCGGTTCTGTAGTTTCGCTAGACCGAGACGCCGCACCTGCAATAAGATAACAGCCAATGAACTGCATTGGAGAACTGCAGTTCTGTATTGTTAATCTGTGAAGGGATTAGAACTGATGAACGGGCTTCACGCGGAACGTATCTGGGTCAGCGTTCGGCGTCGTGGGCACCGTCCGGAAGAAACGCTGTCTGAGAATGAGAGTAGATCGCGAAAGAAGCATACTATCCGTCTTCAGAATCGGTGATTACCTCCGTATATCCGAGCTTGATGTGGCGCCATTCGAGGTGTTTCGCATCCTGTTCGGCGGCCTTGAGCTTGGCTTGGTTCGCGAGCGCCTCTAGGTCAGCACCCGACCAGCCGTCAGTATGTTCCGCAAGACGCTTGACATGGTCTTCCGTCAATTTGTGTGGAACGTCCAGTACGGTCAGCTTGAGGATCTCTGTCCGTGCTTTGATGTCGGGGAGTCCGATCTCGAACTCACAGTCAATACGACCAGGACGAAGGATTGCTTCGTCCATCCCATCCCGCTGGTTCGTCGTCAGCAGCAGGATGAAATCCTGCTCCTCCTTGGTGAGCGCAGAGAGGAACATATTCGTGACCTTCTGATCCTCCGCGTGTGCGTTCTCACCCCGCGTGCGGTCGCTCAGTAGCTGTTCAGCCTCGTCGATGAAGACGACGCCGCCGAGGTGCTGCGCTTCCTCGAACAGCCGCTTGATGAGCTGTGGGCTCTTGTTAATGTACTCGTGGGTGAGGTCAGCCTGCGTCAGTTCGACGAAAGGCCGGTCAAGAGCGTTCGCGATCGCCCGAGCGAATAGCGTCTTCCCCGTCCCCGGCGGGCCTTGGAACAGGAGGCCACGCGACGGCTCCACGTCGAACCGATCGTAGCTCTCGCTGTCCGACTGTAGCGGATTGATGACCTGACTGGAGAGTTCCTCCTTGACGTCGTTGTAGCCACCGATGTCTTCGAACCGAACCTCCGGTGGCTCCTCCCAGGGATACGCGAATGATTCTATCCCGGTGTCCTCATCGTCCTCATCGCCCTCGTCAAGGTACTCTTCGGTGCTGTCGGCGTCTTCTTCCGTCAAGGCTTCTTCCGCGTTCTGCTGGACTATTTTCACCAATTTCTCTTTGTCAATATCGGGCTCCGGATCACTCTCGGCAGGATTGATCGAGTGGTTGTGGTTCGATTGCTCCGCCTCCGACTTGTCGTTCGATTCAGTCGGTTGACTGGCCGGCGTGTCAGATCCAGTCTCTCCTACCGTGGAAGTGGAATCCGTTTGCCACTGGGTTTCACGATTCTTGGACTCAAATTCTGGGGAATACGTCCCGTATGGATGTTCTCCTCCGAAGGTTGCGTTTTCGTACTTTCTAGATCCGAAGGGGCTCGTATCCAGATACCTCTCAATTGGATTCCCGGTCATATGGGCGACGCATGCTGCGACTGCGGTCGCGATACCCGCGCTGGCGAACACCTCAGTATTGCCAGTCCCATTGATCCATTCGACAGGGGAATATCCTAGGGTAATCCCGTGGAGAGTAACGATTCCGACCGCGAAAGCGCCAGCAACGATGCCCGTGTGAATGGGCTCCCAGAGATCCACATGCAGGTGGATCAACGCGCTGAGAATGACCACTACCAATAGTAGCGCCGGAGCGTTTGTCATGCTGCCGAACGCAACCAGCAGTACGATCTGCAAGGTCATTCTCTTGAAGGGAAGCCGTTCTTCTTCTTCCCAGTAATAAAACCACGTCAGGCTCATCCAGATGTAGGCGATGGCAAATAGCAGTAAGCTAAGACTCATGCTGTGTTCCTCCTTGAGTCGGGTGAACGGGAGAGAAGCCCAGCGCTCGGGCCGCAGGTGCGGGCACGCGCCGCCGGGAGTCGAGGTGGGCTTTCATCCGTTCTTACTACCTGTTTCTGAGATTTCAGTTATAAAGTTCCGCCTCTGAAAGGTAGATCGGAACTAGTACGGCGGCACGAACCGATGTTTGGAGAAGGAAGCCGAGAACGCGGCTACGAGTCACCGACTGCGAGTGTAACCGTTCGCAAAGCTGCGTCTTGGCTAACGCCATACACATCGACGAGGACGTTCGCGAGCTGGTCTCGAGATGGGTGCTCGCCGTTGTGCTCGTCCAGATAGTAGCTGATCGCTGGCCGGACGCACCCACAAAGATACTCAGCTACGCCTCTATCTCTCTCCCGCGGAGTTGCGTAGCAAAAACAAACGAACAGCGACCGTCTACGCTCGACCGCTATTCCGCGCTAACTTGCGGCTCTGTCGAGCGATCTTGGAACCAGTTTTGATTCCGCGTTCAGTAAGCTGGCCGGCTTCAAGCAGGTCGGGGATGATGTAATCCTCATAGGAGTCGATATCCATCCTGAGATCGTTCAGCCAGCGGGCTGGGAACGTCGAATCAGGCTTATGATCGACGCGGTAGAGACGCCATCCTGCACCAAATCGTGCTCCGACGATAGTGCCGGCGACAGCGCCGATCGTATCCGCATCACCGCCGTTGTTCACAGCGGAAACGATTGCGTCTTCGGCAGAGTCAGCGGTGAGGCCGTAGTAGAGCGCGGTCTCAAGCGTATCAAGGACGAATCCACTGTTCTCAAGGTCATCCTCACTGACCTCATCTGGAACCCGCTCCAGCCGTTCTACAAGTTCTGCGGGTGCGTCATCAGAGAGAGCCGTAAGAGCGACCTGCAGCGGTTCTTCTGAACCGTTGAGTATCGCTGCCAGCGTTAGGTTGAGGACCGCGCATCCGTGCGTGCAACGCGGGTCTGCATGCGTGATTTCAGACGACTTCCGGCTCATCTCTTGGAGCATCTGTTGGTCGTCAGGGTACGCAATTGCGAGTGGAGCGCACCGCATTACACTCCCGTTCCCTGCAGCGTTGTTCGCACCACGAGATTCGAGCGTTTTGTGCCCGGCTTCACTAGCCGGGACACCATTCTGAAGCCACGTGATGGAACTAATCGTCGTCACGCCGACGTCGAATGGGTCCGACTCGAACCACTCCACCAACTGTTCAGCGTACCGGGCAGCGTTGAACTCACCGTGCGCAAGGAGGTTCGCAACTAGATAGAGTGCAAGGTTCGTATCGTCAGTAACCGTCCCTGCCGGCTGGTTGTGGCTACCGTCCCCGAAGAACTTGGTAACGGTCCCGTGTTCCGCTTCGATTTCACTCGAGGACATGAACTCAACAGGACGCCCGAGCGCATCGCCACATGCGAGACCGAGGATGATACCGATAGAACGGTCGAGTCGCGTAATCAGTTCTTGGTCGTCGACGTCCCGCCCGATCGTGTTGTCTGCAGTTGCTTCCAGCCCCCACGTGCGCCGGATCCGCTCGGCCTGGAGAGAGAGTTGGCGACTGGACTGGTGCTCAGACGGCGTTTCGAGGA belongs to Halogeometricum borinquense DSM 11551 and includes:
- a CDS encoding ATP-dependent DNA helicase translates to MPPSDDQNTGDSPHVPPWISDGETADPDIINVDSKHDSTESPDSLTRGVGPVTVSDLDRTWAPYFRYDSVYQDQIDAVDTFLELLSENGYYVFEGACGTGKTLAAVTGGIHAIRDQSTLTKTLDNVSGDFPDYSRLFVVTPLKQQLHQFVREMKGINASLPEAKAPVSTVVIRGRTDMMPYAYVDFPPFDRHGVGEKMDDLREMTRKLIKFDSDIPLDWPGDMSPPDFSKVDYNWEEASLTAEDHRERFRYDPVRAEAVTRIVKDMDPRGDESFDRLTVNGVETPYPDLVPHTNDVVDTDVLQRRGTGQLSVGLQGKFDPFYAGAFMEDGLPFDFHHADHHVFDQETLFQTAASRGICPHEAMAMLAGRAEVVLGNYYHLFDPQTRLLTDDKIGLLDSETIVAVDEGHQIEERVRDMLSMSLDIYTLDRAINDIEITRNYAVGDLAKTPTPNLNTSDARLAESLADSALDTVGNYSVTPEDLAEVEQLLRFAKQKLTVYGSDAVSERYQDISWQDAVERWGADPIENALSDPECPDESDEFLTDAIAEDDFDTRSFFKVYPAMLGTKFVFEALEEAGIHDRTPQGVEVGKFFKRWAAEGTVEYHREVVLDDRRKETIPTEFPDWVKAWTPKFQLFNCIPRDELQAVFGELGGGVLMSATLQPEEVYTEAVGINDIPFPTEDEEDDDAEETDVVTKPSAGTSHDNSDIRPTAFEQYPLRFPQENRVSLIADLPKFTNRNRGKRTTDPRQMKPVRKQYADLIEQAIAGRGNILVAMPNYREAEWAYNYLKKQGSSKRFHLDQSSSALETDETLESFFADGDAVIFTSSRGTITEGVDYDGEKLHGCVAVGIPLLPTNSKRIDAVIEAYDERIGVKSGFETALMIPAVRKVRQAFGRVIRGSDEAGFRLLVDERYGSTGWDGVNEYLSEQEREEFQTADPEFISQMISTFWDDVDEREREREAEDDPKKSDIETTRTTAPTDDIVQKSAVGTEAGGTNQKSTTEVTATSDPSATYSKIYFGDGSNLSNWTPIRTDIAENEIIPIVREHTVDEESGTEYIQLNFAKELSVSGWTKVDAEIVHTQIEPIAKRARK
- a CDS encoding ATP-binding protein, producing MSLSLLLFAIAYIWMSLTWFYYWEEEERLPFKRMTLQIVLLVAFGSMTNAPALLLVVVILSALIHLHVDLWEPIHTGIVAGAFAVGIVTLHGITLGYSPVEWINGTGNTEVFASAGIATAVAACVAHMTGNPIERYLDTSPFGSRKYENATFGGEHPYGTYSPEFESKNRETQWQTDSTSTVGETGSDTPASQPTESNDKSEAEQSNHNHSINPAESDPEPDIDKEKLVKIVQQNAEEALTEEDADSTEEYLDEGDEDDEDTGIESFAYPWEEPPEVRFEDIGGYNDVKEELSSQVINPLQSDSESYDRFDVEPSRGLLFQGPPGTGKTLFARAIANALDRPFVELTQADLTHEYINKSPQLIKRLFEEAQHLGGVVFIDEAEQLLSDRTRGENAHAEDQKVTNMFLSALTKEEQDFILLLTTNQRDGMDEAILRPGRIDCEFEIGLPDIKARTEILKLTVLDVPHKLTEDHVKRLAEHTDGWSGADLEALANQAKLKAAEQDAKHLEWRHIKLGYTEVITDSEDG
- a CDS encoding ADP-ribosylglycohydrolase family protein is translated as MPPENPFTKGNNYDHAPYSDLDKPLPTEGHFYELHPFKSDYELVTRYTDLTGFDLLETPSEHQSSRQLSLQAERIRRTWGLEATADNTIGRDVDDQELITRLDRSIGIILGLACGDALGRPVEFMSSSEIEAEHGTVTKFFGDGSHNQPAGTVTDDTNLALYLVANLLAHGEFNAARYAEQLVEWFESDPFDVGVTTISSITWLQNGVPASEAGHKTLESRGANNAAGNGSVMRCAPLAIAYPDDQQMLQEMSRKSSEITHADPRCTHGCAVLNLTLAAILNGSEEPLQVALTALSDDAPAELVERLERVPDEVSEDDLENSGFVLDTLETALYYGLTADSAEDAIVSAVNNGGDADTIGAVAGTIVGARFGAGWRLYRVDHKPDSTFPARWLNDLRMDIDSYEDYIIPDLLEAGQLTERGIKTGSKIARQSRKLARNSGRA